One region of Diabrotica undecimpunctata isolate CICGRU chromosome 6, icDiaUnde3, whole genome shotgun sequence genomic DNA includes:
- the LOC140444328 gene encoding uncharacterized protein codes for MDSDLESESDLCYEMSNSDFESDSDSNYSSTDEEDVIDLTQMSDWIAIMDPFDKLSTDISEFCFDYNFHPAIVFQDCMETVNCLESFVSSSIVKKLCEWTDQRADKYFNDNPHTAKKVFGLTSKQVTTEEMYVFIALYFLSGLTKYPQISDYWSTDNICTGPSVFTNLL; via the coding sequence ATGGATTCGGATCTCGAGAGTGAAAGTGATTTGTGTTATGAAATGTCTAATAGTGACTTCGAGAGCGATTCAGACAGCAACTATTCATCAACGGATGAGGAAGATGTCATTGATTTGACACAAATGAGCGACTGGATAGCCATTATGGATCCGTTTGATAAGCTTTCAACAGATATATCCGAATTTTGCTTTGACTATAACTTTCACCCAGCTATTGTCTTTCAAGATTGTATGGAAACTGTAAACTGTTTGGAGTCATTTGTAAGTAGCAGTATTGTTAAAAAACTATGCGAATGGACCGATCAAAGAGctgataaatattttaatgataatCCACACACCGCCAAGAAAGTTTTTGGTCTGACTTCTAAACAAGTGACAACAGAAGAAATGTATGTATTTATAGCGCTATATTTTCTCAGTGGATTGACCAAGTATCCGCAAATTTCAGattattggagtacagataaTATATGCACTGGTCCTTCAGTTTTCACAAATCTGTTATGA